Within the Legionella pneumophila subsp. pneumophila str. Philadelphia 1 genome, the region TCACAAGCTTTTCTTTTATTACTGACATAAATCACTGATGCAGGGTCATTGCCAATTAAAACAACAGCAAGTCCAGGCGCCCTTTGCCCTTGCTCCACATGGTATAGTACTCTTTGCTTTAGTTCAGCTCTGCGAAGGGCAGAGATTTCTCTTCCATCGATTAGTGATGCAGGCATTTTCTTCTCGCAATTTTTATGGAGTACATTATGAATTACGGGTTATTCTAATGCAATATGATTCATATGCAACAAGGAAAATACACTTATTCTTGCAGTTTTCTTAAATAATTTTGCGCCAGTTGATAAGCTTGCGATAAATTGTGATGCACTTCAGGATGCATGTTCTGATCCTGAGCTTCCATTTCATTTTTGCAATCCAGAAGAAAATCTTGTAACAATTTGCATTTTTCCTTTTTGCTGATATCCATTAGAAATATTTCGATCACTTCATTTTCTCTATTCATCGCTATTCCAAATTTAATTTTACTAATCCTTAATATAATTATAGTTGAAGGTCTATTGAAGTTATGAATTTTCCTGGTTGGATTTTAAAAGGCCACAATTGATTTGCCTTGTTAAATTAGTTGAAATATGTGATGTAATTTTATACATCATCTTATGATTTTTAGGGAATAATTTCGTGTTTTCTTGAATAGACTAAAGGATAATGATACTTTTTACTTAGGTAATTAAATCATCAACATCTTGTATCACAGGTGCATGGAGCTCTGATTGAAAAAAACTGTTCTGCATGCGGCTATATTCTCATTGACTATGCCAATATCTCTTTATGCGCTTGGCTTAGGTGAAATGAAGGTACAGTCCTCATTGGATCAGCCTTTTTCAGCCGAAATCGAATTAATAGATGTAGGAGCAGATCCTCTTGCCAGTATCAAGGTGAGTCTGGCTGATCCGGAGCAATTTGAACAAATTGGACTTGAGCGAACTGCGGTCTTGTCTTTGTTACGGTTTCAGGTTGAGAGAAACCCAAAAGGTACTCCTGTTGTAAAAGTATCGTCTACAGAAAGAATGACAGAACCGTATATGGAAATTGTCGTCGATCTAACCTGGCCAAAAGGTCAATTATACAAGGCCTATACAGTATTATTAGACCCGCCAGGATATCAATTGGGAATTACCACCGCTCAAAGCAGGCCAGTTTATTACAAGAAGAAATCCGCAAGTTACAGTAATGAGCCTGGTGTTATTGAAAAGACTGTGATTACTACAGTGGAGCATGGCCCTGCATCAAGAAGTGACAGAAAAAAGAAAACGACTTATGGCCCAACTGTAACGAATGAAAACGTTTGGCAAATTGCTCAAAGATATAAAACTTCAAAATTGATTTTGCCTCAGGTTGTATTAGCAATAGTTGGCGCGAATCCCGAAGCATTTAAGGATGGAAATTTAAACGGTTTAAAAGTTGGCGTTCGGCTAGTTATTCCATCAACTGAAGAAATTGCAAAAGTACCTTCTGATTTGGCTATTGAAGAGGTGATGGCTCACGACAAAGCCTGGAATGAACATACATCTATTAATCATGTATTAGCTCCGCCATACATCAATAGTTCAATAGTGGATGTGACTCCAAAACAGACTAAAGCTTCTTCAATCCCGGTAATTCCAAAGTTTACTATTGGAGAAAACTCTAACATTCCGACACTTCAACAATTAGTCCCCGATAGCACTTCAGTTTCGATAGATACATCTACCCAACAGCAACCTGTACAAAACAACAATATAGTACAGACAACAGAACAAAATGAAAAAATTAAGGCAGAAATTTCAATTACAACAGCAGCAGTTGAATCAGTTCGGGAAGCAAATGCATTATTGATGGAACAATTACGAATTCTGCAAGAGCAAAATAAAAAATTGCAGGAAAAGCTGGATAAGCGTGAGAAAGAAATAGAGTTAATGCGTACGCAGGTTCAAACCATGTTGAAGGAGCGTAAAGCCATCGCGTCTCAAGTCAGTTCACTTCCCAATAATGAACAAGGGATGAACCTTTGGCCGTATATCATTTTATTGATATTTGCTGCAGGAGGAGCAGGATTTGTTTATTGGTACCTCAGACAACGCCAACACAGAGAGGATATTTCTCCTTACAAAACAGATTCTGATTCAAGTCCGAAGCCATTTATGCCTTTAGTTGAGCCATCGAAATACGAACCAGATACCCAGGCTGATGATAAGGAAACTTCCGTCCAGGAAAAAGTATCTGACAGTGAAAAAGAAACTGGAGTTGGTGTTTCTAAAGCGGATTGGACTGAGTATCAACCTAAAGAAATGGATAAAATCGAAAAAGCTGATGCAGTAGAATCTGAAACAGTTGAGGATGTGACATATCTTGGAAGTACAGAACAGTTAAGAGCAAAAGAATATACAGAATTAGAATCAGAAGTTCAGACTAAACCAGAGGCCCAGGCTGAGCCAGAAGTTCAGGCTGGAGAAAATCAAATTATGTTTGAGCCCGTTATGGAACCTGAGCAATTCGATGTTAACAGGGATGATGAGGTTGATAATTCTCAGTTAAGTGAAGATAAAACTCAGCAAACTGAAGGCCATCAAAGTTCTGAGATGATAGAGTTTGAGTCGGGTTTACATGAATTAATCAAAGATAAGCCCAAAACTAAAATAACAGAATCAACAGATGAAGGAGATGATAATGGAATAGATTTCATTCCTTTAACTATAAATGAGGCTGACAAAACATTAAAGCATGAACAAGAAATCGAGAAGTCAGACAAAAAGGAAGATAAAAAATCAGAAAAATTTTCTACAAAGGAAAATAAGTTAGATTTAGATAATTCAGACTTTGATATGAAAAACCTCGAATCCGAACCTGAAATAAGCCAGGAGGAAAAAGAAGCCCACATTTCAGAAATAACTGAATTTGACCAGAAATCTACTCAGGAAGAAAAAACAGAAAAAGGTATTTCTACATCTCAATCTGTTGATAAGGCGACATTCACCAAGTCATCCGGTGAAAACAATGAAACCTCCAGTCCATTAAAGAGTAAGAAGGCATTAGATACTTTGTTAGATTTGGCAAAAACCTATATTAGTATGGGCGATATAGAAACAGCAAGAAGTTCTCTTGAGGAAGTGATCGAGCATGGAAGTGCCAATCAAAAAGAGCAAGCCAGGCAGTTACTGGAACAATTAAAGTAACAAATAACACAAAAATTACGACCACCCAATCTCTTAATATTCGTCTTTGCTATTTAAAAGACAGGCTTATTAGTCATCAAATAAAATACTCCAATAAGGCTTAAGAATGCCGGCCAACCCAGAATAAACCAATAAAGAAAATATCGGTGATATTTCTCTGGTAAAGTAGTGTTATTTTTTACGGTCTCTATGGCTAGATCCCTCATTTTGATTTGCAGGCAGACGACAGGAAACCAACAACATGCCGCAACGACATATCCAAGAATTGATCCCAGTATCCATAAAGAAGTCCAAGAAAATCCAGCAAGGTAAATCATGGCAAACCCTGTGAGTGGTTGTAATATTCCAGATGTACCAGTGAATATCCAATCAGCAAAAACCACATATTTTGAAATGGCAGCAATAACAATCGGATTTTTTGTTCTATGGCCATAAATCATCACACTTGCTGTTCCTATACCTGTACCAAAAAGTATCGTTGAACTCAGCACGTGGATAAACTTTAAATAGAAATAGAGCATTATTTATCAGACTCCAAACCCAGACCTATTAAAATAGCTATTAACAAAGGAATGTTCTTGGCTATGGGAGCAAATGGATCTAACCAAAGGTAAGGCAGTTTGATGGTAATAATCACTGTATATACCAAAATGGTAATCAGTTGCAATATACTGGTCAATTTAAATCGATAATTAAACAACATGGCTATACCTAAAAGGCCATCCCATAAAGCTGAAGCATAAAATAAGAATAACTGCCATAAGGATGAAAAACCTATTTGAGCAAACAAAGTTAATGAGTCACTTTTAGGGTAAAAAAACAAACAACATAAGGCTGTCCAAATCCAGACAAAGGATATTCCGAGTCTTAGGGGAAGTTTAAGAAAGTATAATTGCGCATGCCAATGGTCTTGGACTGAACTCGGTTGACTATAGAGACCTTCTTCATAGTCTCTTGGAGTAAAGTTAACATAATTAGCAAATCGCTGTGTTTCTTCCTGAGTAGTAATGTTATCACTGGCAAGCATTTTATACGAAACAGTATTTATAGTTGAATAGGGGAGCAAATCGCCAAGTCGGGTCAATAGTCGAATAAATGTCAATGGAATATGTATTATTCTGGTTTTGGTGAACCCAAGCCAGGAACGCAGTTTTATTATTATTTCTTCTAGCGTGATTATTTTTTTGCTTACGGCATGCAAAATAATAGTTTCGGTTACAGGCGTACTCACCAATCGTACTATTGCTTGAGATAGGTCATTTAGAGAGATAGGTTGAAATTTTTGTGTCCCTTGCCCAGGTATAGCGGTAAAAAAAGGTGTTCCAGCAATCCCTCTGAATAGAGAAGACCCTCCATAAGAGCCTTTTCCATACACATAAGAGGGCCTTACTATAACTGACGGGATAGAGAGTGTCAGTAAGTAATCATCTATCGCTTTTTTACT harbors:
- a CDS encoding FimV/HubP family polar landmark protein — translated: MKKTVLHAAIFSLTMPISLYALGLGEMKVQSSLDQPFSAEIELIDVGADPLASIKVSLADPEQFEQIGLERTAVLSLLRFQVERNPKGTPVVKVSSTERMTEPYMEIVVDLTWPKGQLYKAYTVLLDPPGYQLGITTAQSRPVYYKKKSASYSNEPGVIEKTVITTVEHGPASRSDRKKKTTYGPTVTNENVWQIAQRYKTSKLILPQVVLAIVGANPEAFKDGNLNGLKVGVRLVIPSTEEIAKVPSDLAIEEVMAHDKAWNEHTSINHVLAPPYINSSIVDVTPKQTKASSIPVIPKFTIGENSNIPTLQQLVPDSTSVSIDTSTQQQPVQNNNIVQTTEQNEKIKAEISITTAAVESVREANALLMEQLRILQEQNKKLQEKLDKREKEIELMRTQVQTMLKERKAIASQVSSLPNNEQGMNLWPYIILLIFAAGGAGFVYWYLRQRQHREDISPYKTDSDSSPKPFMPLVEPSKYEPDTQADDKETSVQEKVSDSEKETGVGVSKADWTEYQPKEMDKIEKADAVESETVEDVTYLGSTEQLRAKEYTELESEVQTKPEAQAEPEVQAGENQIMFEPVMEPEQFDVNRDDEVDNSQLSEDKTQQTEGHQSSEMIEFESGLHELIKDKPKTKITESTDEGDDNGIDFIPLTINEADKTLKHEQEIEKSDKKEDKKSEKFSTKENKLDLDNSDFDMKNLESEPEISQEEKEAHISEITEFDQKSTQEEKTEKGISTSQSVDKATFTKSSGENNETSSPLKSKKALDTLLDLAKTYISMGDIETARSSLEEVIEHGSANQKEQARQLLEQLK
- a CDS encoding DUF2269 family protein produces the protein MLYFYLKFIHVLSSTILFGTGIGTASVMIYGHRTKNPIVIAAISKYVVFADWIFTGTSGILQPLTGFAMIYLAGFSWTSLWILGSILGYVVAACCWFPVVCLQIKMRDLAIETVKNNTTLPEKYHRYFLYWFILGWPAFLSLIGVFYLMTNKPVF
- a CDS encoding NAD(P)H-binding protein; this encodes MKILVTGASGFIASQFVTDLLIAGHEIICCVRNTKHTQRIFPGAQVIFCDFINDTKPEIWSKRLQGIDVVINCVGILYHPDERIIWNVHYETPKALFDACINSGVKKIIQISALGIDKVDVSYATSKKAIDDYLLTLSIPSVIVRPSYVYGKGSYGGSSLFRGIAGTPFFTAIPGQGTQKFQPISLNDLSQAIVRLVSTPVTETIILHAVSKKIITLEEIIIKLRSWLGFTKTRIIHIPLTFIRLLTRLGDLLPYSTINTVSYKMLASDNITTQEETQRFANYVNFTPRDYEEGLYSQPSSVQDHWHAQLYFLKLPLRLGISFVWIWTALCCLFFYPKSDSLTLFAQIGFSSLWQLFLFYASALWDGLLGIAMLFNYRFKLTSILQLITILVYTVIITIKLPYLWLDPFAPIAKNIPLLIAILIGLGLESDK